The following is a genomic window from Chania multitudinisentens RB-25.
GTGGCGCAGAGCCGCTTTCACCAGCTCACGAGGATGTACTTCGGTATGGCTGATAGAGCCCGTAAACAACGCTTCATGCCCCAACAGGCAATGCTGGTTATCAAAGTACATCACGAGAAATACCTCCCGCTCTTGGCGAGCTAACTGTAATTGCACCCAGCTTTTAGCAAAACTGGTGGCAGTAAACTGTTCACCCGGTTGGCGCTGGTATTTCGCCAGCAGGCCCAAGGCTCGCCGGATAACACGCTGCTCGTTTGCAGGGAATACCGGAGATAGATATAGATGAAGTGCAGACATATCAGTTCCTTAAAATACAAAGCCCCGCCGGTTTATCGACAGGGCTTGAAGGGAGTGAGGGTAAAAAGATTCATGAAGCAAGCTGCAGCATATTCTCGGCCATCACCCACAGAGCGCGATTGAGCTTTACATCCCCGTCGATACCCTTGACGGCGCGGGTTTGAGCGCGTTTACCTTTCGTCGTTCGTCCCGACAGTCCGCCTTTAATCAGGTTCTCCTGAATGCGTTGGTAAGTGGTCCACAGGTCGTTACTCTCATCCTGCCAGCGGCGCGGGGAAAGGATCTGCGATTCCGTCACCGGCTGATGCTCTTCACCAAAGCGATAGGTTAATGCCGCTTTTGCCATTGCTAGTTGGGCCGGTGGCGGTAACAGCAGCGACTGCATGGCATCGCGCTTCTCTTCCACTCGGTCAAATATCCCCAGTACTTCGTAAGCCCCTTCAATGACTTTCTCCACCACATTGCCTTTATGCGGCACCCGCACCTCACCAAAACTCTCACCGCAAATCAGCCCATTTTGGCAAACCGATCTAAATAGCCCCGGTAGCATTTGGTATGAGCTGGAGCCATCATGGCTGTTAAGCAGAATAATTTCTGGCACCTGCTTGCCGGTGATTTGACCTTCGCGGCGCAGGCGCAGCATGTGCTTGGTGTGTTCACGCTTGCTCTGATCTCGGACGCGGGTCTGGCAGGCAAAGAACGGCTGGAAGCCTTCACGTTGCAGGTTATCGAGCAGGGTAATGGTCGGGATATAGGTGTACCGGTCACTGCGTGATTCATGCTTTTCCTCACTGAAGACACTCGGTACATAATGTGCCAGTTCATCACGGGTTAGCGGGCGGTCACGGCGTACAATATTGACCGCACCAAAGCGGCTGGCTAATCGGGTCATGGTTAGTTCCTTATTCAGAAATTAAAAACGAAAAGGCCATGCTTCCCGAAGGAGGCATGGCCTGATGTGTAGTGATGGGATTGTGTTAATTTAAGGTTTGGCAGATGCAAAGATAAGCCAGTTATGATGCCTTCTTCCCAGCAACCGATACTGACAGTGGCTGGTAATACTGTGGGTCGAAAACGGACAGTGGCAGCCTAACCTGATGGCCGTTGCGCTCTTCGGTCGCCTTCATGATTTCAACGGCACTGACGTTTTCAACACATTCATGCTCCAGAAAAGCCTCCTGAGAACGGGGAGCGTCGCTATCGCCAAAGGGGGCTACCTCCATATTCCCCATCGCCAGTGTGTTGCCACTTTTGTCTTTCAGACGCAGGGAAAGGGTCAGCGGACCGAAGCCCTCGCCGCTGCCGCCGTTATCCAGACGGAACTGGTAGACGCAAACATTGCCTGGTACCCAGACCGTATCCGTGTTGCGGATACTGATATAGCGTTGTTCGTCAGCATAAGCGGATGACAGGTGACACAGCATTAAACCGGCGATGACAGGTAAACCTTTAACCAATCGGCTCACGGATGGCATGATTTTGCGGTAAGTAGACTTTGCCCATACCCTTGCCATCGTGAGAGTAGGTATCGCGATCACCTTCTGATAATCCTTTTCCATCGATCTTTGCCTTTAGTGTTTGTTATTAAGAAAAGATCAGCAATTGCCCGTGCGGCGACACAATTCCACCATGCTCTGCTGCGCCACCCATTGCTGCAGTTTTCGGTCACTTTCTGAGCGCTTAGTCGCTAAGGCAGACTGCTGTTGTTTATTAACACAATTCTCTGAGATTGCCATGACTACTTTTGGACTAAATTGCTGCCAGGCAAGCTCTATGGCTTTTGCTGAGTCCTCAGCCAATACAGCGGCTCGCTCAGCTTGATCCCTGAGTTGGTATTGACTATCAATAATAGCGAAATAGCATCCTTCTCCTTTATCTTCTCCCTGATAAACGGTTTCAATATCGTTGTATGTGTCACCAGCAGGATGTAAATCCAGTTTGCGGATAGTGTGGGTTTTCTTGTCGGCCAGGAAAATCGCACCGCCGCCACGGACACGCAGCAGAAACTGTTTCGTCCACGGGTAGTTATCAATCACGCTGGCCTGATAGAGCATGTTGTGCAGCGTTTTGTCATCCATGCCATCAGCAGATTTC
Proteins encoded in this region:
- a CDS encoding DUF932 domain-containing protein, which produces MTRLASRFGAVNIVRRDRPLTRDELAHYVPSVFSEEKHESRSDRYTYIPTITLLDNLQREGFQPFFACQTRVRDQSKREHTKHMLRLRREGQITGKQVPEIILLNSHDGSSSYQMLPGLFRSVCQNGLICGESFGEVRVPHKGNVVEKVIEGAYEVLGIFDRVEEKRDAMQSLLLPPPAQLAMAKAALTYRFGEEHQPVTESQILSPRRWQDESNDLWTTYQRIQENLIKGGLSGRTTKGKRAQTRAVKGIDGDVKLNRALWVMAENMLQLAS
- a CDS encoding JAB domain-containing protein, translated to MSALHLYLSPVFPANEQRVIRRALGLLAKYQRQPGEQFTATSFAKSWVQLQLARQEREVFLVMYFDNQHCLLGHEALFTGSISHTEVHPRELVKAALRHNAAAVILAHNHPSGTTEISQQDKHVTQRIVKALALVEVRVLDHLVVGNEVVSFAEQGLL
- a CDS encoding IrmA family protein; translation: MPSVSRLVKGLPVIAGLMLCHLSSAYADEQRYISIRNTDTVWVPGNVCVYQFRLDNGGSGEGFGPLTLSLRLKDKSGNTLAMGNMEVAPFGDSDAPRSQEAFLEHECVENVSAVEIMKATEERNGHQVRLPLSVFDPQYYQPLSVSVAGKKAS